The Zingiber officinale cultivar Zhangliang chromosome 2A, Zo_v1.1, whole genome shotgun sequence genomic sequence GCTAACAAGttctcaaagaaagaaatcctagAAGCTTGTATAAGCTCAGCTTTTTCCAAACATGAGTCTCCCTTCCAGATTCTAAAAATTCTCCCTGATAACCTCCTTTTTTGAACCAAATTGTGGAATAACTTTGTGTTTCTTTCCCCTTCTCCCATCCATTTGATAGTTGCTTTTTGTTTCCAAAACATTTCCTCCATGTGTAGAGTTTTAAACAAAGAAGTTTGTGGTTCCCCCATCTAAATTGTGTTCACCACAGAAGGATCGGCATCAAACTTTTTCTCAACTGTAACATACCTCTCCTCCTCCAACTTCACTTTGTCATGAATATTATCAAATACATCTTCATTCCACCATTTCAAATGCTCCTTAAGTCTTCTTAATTTGATCTGCAATTTTTGACCATGTTTATAATAGGGTAACATCCAATTCAATTTGATAGTAAGGGAAAAATTCTAATGTTTGATCCACATCTTCTAAAACCTAAAGGAGGCTCTAGGAGGAGAAGAAACTGAAATATTAATCAATAAAGGGCAATGATCAAAAGTTGCTCTGCTCAAATGCTCCACCCGCACCACCAAATCCTTATCATTCcaagaagaagaaattaaaatcctATCTAACCTCTTCCATATTCTCTTATTGGTCCAAGTAAATCTATCCACAACAAAACCAAGATCCAACAAACTTGATAGAATCAAGAAATCattgaaaaaaaacaaattttaccAGAGTAATTAGATATAGCTGATCTCAATCCTAATCCTCTGGTCATTAAAGCCTCATCCAACTCAATAAATAGTTCCAGAATGCCCATGAAATTTAAatgttaaatttcttttaaaaatgaaCTCTTCTCATAGATGCATCATTCCCTATTCCTCTAATATTCCAGATTAAACTAGCCATTAAAAATCAACAGAGTTGGGAATTCGTACCATTTGAGTTTTACGTCTAGTCATCATATTATGTATTTCTGGATCCCAATCTGGCCCCTGTCTAACTGCACCACCACTAGACTCATCATTTAGAGAGGATCTGCCTTTCTTGATCACAAGattatccaaatccaaatcctccATTTCAACAAAAGATTTAGAAATATCAAAACTCCCTACATCCTCCTCCTCTTCCGAAGAAGTAGTGATCACCCCCAGAACAAAATCATCAATAGGCAAAAAGCTATGTTCCTATAACAATTTTTTCCCGTGCTTTACCCTTTCTCTGTGCCATATCATCCAAACTTGTCTTTTTTGAGATTTCAGCCACAACTACACCCTTCCCCCTATATGCCTTTGTTGCTTAAGAAATATGAACCCCAACCTCCTAATGTATCATCTTCTAATTCACAATTAATTCCTCTTCTCTATCTCTGATATTGAGATTATGTAGATCCAGCACATTCTCCTCCAAATTTTTCAAAATCTGGAAAGAGTTTTCAACGGAAAACCCCTCCACAAACTCAACCTATGGatctaaaatagattttttttctttggaaTCCATGCTTGCTTCCCTGCTCCAGCTTTCAAAGACACTACCTCAGAATCCCCTAGATGAGCTTCTGCACCCTCTTTAGGTATACCTTCCAAATGTTTGTCCTCCTTCAAACCCCTGGGATCTTCCCCCATAGTAGCAGAGTTCTATTTCCCAACACCCCAAGTTAGGTTTGGATGATAACCATTACCATAACATTCCTCAACTGATTGTCCTAAATGCTGGCAGTGCAGACAGTATTTAGGTTGGTGTTCATAGATCACCTTTTGTAATCTCCTGACCTCTCTAATACCAATCCAGAAATCTTCAATCTTTGGTTTCAAAAGATCGATCTCTACACAAACTCTTGCCATTGTTAGCCTAGAGACATAAACTGTAGCTTCATCAACTTTCAGAGTCATTCCAACAATCTTCGCAGCTGCAAACAATCCCTTTTTGTAGAACATATGTATGAGAAAATCGAGGAGCTAGATCCAGACTAGAACCACAGAGGATTTAGCCTCAAAGGTGAACTTCAGCGACCACTTAAAGATCCTCATAAGAACGCCCCCTATATTCTGAATCCCCCTAGTCCAAATTCTAGTCATATCCTCAATTGATGATTCAAAAACTTGATATTGTAGAAACTGGTAGGCCCAGATTCGCAAAGGATTGAATAATCGTTGCCTGATTTGGTCTCGACCCCAAAAATTTTCCAAGAAGAGCAATCAGAAGGCATTAGACATACCAGAAATCTCTTCATCCATGTAGAATATCGCAGGGTTTTTATTGTAAGTTGTGGCTCATTTGTAGTCCTCCCCACTTCATTGAAACTTTTCTTCGCCACCCGCGGCGACGCCGGCTTGACAGATTCTGCGTATGAAACCTTAGACAACAGGGACGACATCTCCTGTGCAGTAGATCTTGGGATAGAAACAGGGTGAAATCGATCTGCCTCCGGCGCCGACTATATTCTGCTCTGGATCACTCAATCTCTTAACTGAGAGTATACGATCGAACAAAAACCATTTGCAAAAACAAGATTGAGGTGGATGAGGAAGAAAGAGAAGGCAAACAGAGTGCAAATACTGTAGTTTGATCCTCTAACATGACAACCTGTTTAACAAGTTAATTAGTAAGAACACAAAGAAACGTCAACTAATAAGCCTCTGCTATTTGGAAAAGGTTCAGTTAATTAAAATACAATGTTCTTAAGTACTTAGAAAGGTTCACATGAAACCATATAGATCATTCTTCCTATGGTCCAGGAAATGACATTCATAGTTAAACATAATCCTGCTTGCTGCATTGCCATCAAAGAAGAGAAATCTGATGATTTCAGCTTCAATCTCTTCATATTGGAAATTTTCTTGTTGTGACCatgtaactatatatatatatataaaagatacaTGTCAGCTACTGGCTGGCTACATcggtttttatttatctttttagACTAAAAACTGGCCAACCAAGAAGAAAAAACAGAGGTCGGCTCAATGAACTAGTCGCCTTGATGTTAATCAGAGTTATCCACTTGCCCAAACACAGTCAGACTGATGAACTCTGCAGCTGAACCAGTCGATAATGTCTGCCATAATCTCAACGCGTTCAGGTTCGATGAGAAGATCATGTAGAAGCCCTGGGTATAGTTTGATGGACTTGTCCGTCGACGAAGCTTCATCGAACAATCTTTGAGAACCCTTGGGGTCGGTCAGATCGTCGGAAGTCCCATGGAGCACTAGGAAAGGGACACTAACTCTGTACAGATTCTGCTTCAGGTAGGCTGATGAGCGCAAGATCTCATAACCAGTCTTGACTCGGACAGAGCCAGTGAACACCAGCGGGTCGGTGTACTTGTGCTTGAGGGCTTCAGGATCGCGGGAAACTGGTGATGTGCTATTACTTGCGCTGCTAAATTGGTACTTCGGGGCTAGAAGACAGAAAACTGGAGCTACTATTGTCTGCCAAATAACATGATATAATGATCAGACTTTTGCCACATGAATTTAGTATCATTTTCACCAACTCATTAACGACTATCATGATAATGTTTCTATTGCCCAAATAGACACAAGCCATATCAAAACAAATGGACTATCTTAGCTATGCAGAAAACTGGTGTGAAATTTGCTTGTATAAAGTGTTGGATTTAATCTTGCCATTCAGTGGGCTTACGTGCTATTTTATAACATACAGATTCATGTCAATACGGACGAACTCAGTAAGTGATCTAATCAATATTAATTGCGGTTTTGTGGTATTAGATGTGGATTTATATGTACAAAACCCGTTAAcctgtattttattattattgatgGGTGGATAATAGAATTAGGTCTACTACTATATATAGGGCGTGATCCCCATAGGATTGGATAATTTTGAGATCTCTCAGCTTTCCATTGGTGAGGAGAGTGACGCTGACCATTCCGCTATATTAAGGTTCCTCATCTATTtcacttaatttaatttatgttgTAATTTTCGATGTTAACTAGATCTTGTGCATAATTCTTGTCCCAGTTCATATGGTTTACTAGAACTTGTTTTAGAATTTATGATTAAGAAAACCTCCTTCATAAAGAAGATTGAGCTCATTCAGAGCATTCAAAGTTAGTAATGACAGTTTCATCTTCAACCACAACTAACCGTTATTATCGGATGTGAAGGGTGAACATAGACAGCCGGTGATGTCAATGCGATACCACTAATCCAGCCTTCTATCTTTGGATCACAAATCGCCTTCAAACATGCATGACAGAAACAACCACGATAAATGTATAGGTTCCATGGTAATCAACAAATAAAGGTGCTTTAAATGTATACATGGCCAACATGTGAGATATCATACCTTCAGAACAATAGCTCCACCGGTTGAATGGCCGAAGCAAAAGCAAGGTAGCCTAGGATTCTCTGCCAAAACCTTTTGCAGAAATGCTTTCTTTTGACACAAAAATAGAAATGATGAGTGTATATATAATCTTGCCACAAACTAAAGGCAGTGGCAACAATAGGTAAGAGTTCATACCAAATCACTGATTGCATAATCAAGGGAATCAACATATCCATGCAATCCATCACTTCCCCCATGCCCTGAGCGACATTTACAACAGGTACAAATAAAAACAGCGTAAACAATTAAAGCCTTTATGTGTAAGGTGATACCTCTTCCTATTTTAGTAAATATATCCTGATTAATCTGTCTTTTTCAGTTAAATATTTCATCTTAGAAGTTGTCTTATGTGCAGCTTCAAAATGTCCAGGCATAGCCACTCTctaattattagaaaattttgcAATACAAAAAATGAATACTAACATAAAGTCAAATCTAAATGTTGAGAGATGCAGGCATGACCAAAATGTGTCTAAGTTGAAATCTGATGCTTTTTATTAGCTTGATATGCATGCTGCTAGAACTTGTATTTATAAAATGGTGCAGTGCATCATGAAAACGCTGTTTTGTTAGCTGAAGTACATTCATAGGAAACCATGCTTATTTGATCAAGATTACTCAACCAATATCTAAGAACTAGCTAACCTGACTTGTCTCAACCAAGATTAAAGCCAATTTGAGCCAAGTCAAAGGATGGTACTTTTTTGCAACCTGAAAAACCAAATTTAGCACTACGGAAAAACTAACATAACATCTGAAACAATAGTCTAGTTTCACTAAATACACTGGAACAGATTAGAATCTATTTGATTATGTATGCAACTGTACAAAGTATAATATATTAATTCATACAAATAGGTAAAGggaatttttgcaaaatttcttaGATCAAGTCAAAATGCAACTTGAACAAAACTTGAAAGATTACAATCAGCAAAACCTTCAAATTAACTACTAGACAACAAGAGAAGAATTACAAATAGGCAAAGCTTATGTCAAATAAAGACATGCACTATAATTTTGTTTATTTGTGTATTCATATTCAAAATCTAGACTTTTACTTGAACCTTGCTTCCCTTGCATTTTTATAGTAGAGATTCGAACTAGGAAGTATACTCACTAGCAGAATTACCATGTAACTCAAAAAACAAATACTACCACAATGgctttttcacaaaaaaaaatcatctcCTTCAAACTTCGCAGATCTCCAATTTCTGGTATCTCATTAAAAGGTCATTGGATGGCAAATTTTCATTGTAGATGGTAGATTAGGGATTTGGCATtgtgataaaaaataattttttagacaCAACAGATATTAAGACAACCATCAACCATGCAGTTAAAATACTTCATTTCCTTTTATTTGTTCTATTCCAAGAagttcacttggtttactaaacAACAGTTCAAACCAAACAACAGTTCTATACAACTAGTGTAACTGATTATCTAGGAACTTCCGGTGCTTGTGGCTATACCATTTGATCTTAATATCCTCGATTGTACCAAAGTATCAAATAGTTGAATGGTCAATTAGGACATTTGAATGCTTTTTTCCTTTTACTTCAAATTAGCATATGTTAAAGTTTTCACTTGGTTACCTAAAAACAATTGAATAGAATAATAGAACAAATTCCAGAGTGAATTTTGAGCATTGGTGATAATCTATTTCAATAACAACATCCTAGTATAATAGATACTGATGATGTATTCTAGTGCCTCAAATGACAACGTAGACCACTTGGTTTCAAAGAATACAATGGCACGACATAACTTAGTGCCTACAATCATGGTAGTTTAAATTGTTAGCTGAACCTTAGGATATTACAATCTTATAACCCAATAGATTCGGATAGGTTCATATaaaacaatttgactctaatgaCTAATGGCTAACGCCCAATGCCTAGTGTGTGCTTCCCTTCCCATGCAggagggatcctctggtccgcaaattatggaccaggggatggtcccttgcatgaggacccttgatttggataAACTCCACCTTTAAATAGatggggtccatccaaatcaagagTCTAAAAAAGTGGACCATCCTCTGATCCTcaatttacggaccagaggatccgtcCTCCTTCCCATGTAGTATCTCAGTCTCAACAAGCTTCCTAAGATATTTATATTATAAGATTTATAGCAAACCATTTAAGAATGTCTTTGATTATATTATAAGATTTATTTTAACTCCTAATTAGAAGAATCCTTTttaattattatcattattatcattcatgtTATGTTTATCATTCATCTTAAATATGTTGTTTTACATAATGCTGGAACACTTTaaaattgtattttatttttcatatatttgTTTATGTTTCAAGATATTAGAATGCTGATGTTTAAAAAAACTTGTATGAACCTCTTTTGGTTCCTAGGTTGGATCTCTATCTTCACTATCTTGCCTACAATATAGCACATTAACTTCTAGAGTAAAAATTTGCACTTCCCCTTTTGCAACCAATCGAATATTAACAGTACCCATATTGCTTTGATAACACCAAGACCAAATTTAGTATAAACGAATTGCCTAGGCCATCATGCGTACAACCAACAGAATTCCCAACCTATGACACCAAGCTCATACCATCGGAAAATATCCCCTCAAAAGACAGCTCGCTTAGTGTGTATACATAGTATGGTTTGACTTGTGCAATTGAATAACTGAaacaactgaaaaaaaaaaaaaaaagtataaaacCGTAAAAAGGCTGGAGAAAGCAATTACCTATCCAATCCATTGCATATACTTTAAAACCATTATCGTTGAGCTTCTTTGAGAAGTGGTCATATCTACCACTAAAACAAAAATAATTCAGAAATATTAGAAGATGATCACTTCCATTCTCAAACAAGACGTATGGTATTTCAAACAACTTTGATACTTTAGATAATTGATACTTACCTATGTTCGTTCAGTCCATGCAACAAAACCACCAAACCCCTGCACAATAATCAGTCAATTTTAGGATAACAAGTCAACATCCATATCATATTAAAAGCAATTAATCTAgtctaggatctttcaaaaaatgGATATTAggaggatttaaagaaaaatgcACCTTCAATCCCTCTACAATATGTCAAAGCTTTTCAGATTTTCACATAAAATCGGTGTAATTCAGTGAAAAATACATCTTAGCAAGGATCCATGTCAACAATAAAGAGAATAAatcattataattaatttcaactaTATCTTAAATGATTGCAATCCATTTTGCTGAATAATCGGGCACTAGAACCTCGATATTAGAACTAATTTTCTAGAAAGGGCATTGCTTTCTTATATTGGTCCAGTTAAAAAAATTGAAGACCAAATTCATTATGCTTACGTGAATGCATGTTCAATTACAAATAAATCAATACTCCCTTAGAGCACTAACTTCACCTATGGTACTCGCTATTACATAATTCCATGTCAATATCAAGGAGGAAGAAAACAACCGTGTATCTTCGCCCAGAGATGAAAATATTATTCACAAATtgacaaaattatttgaaaagcaCAAACAGAGGCACAAGAGTGAAATCCGGATAAAACTGTATAAAAAGGGTaaatttagaatatatatatatatatatatatataaggaaattTGTGAATCACGGCCTACCTCGTCTTCGTGTTTAAAGGAGTCCATGACTGTGTAAAAAGAGTGTCTCCTCTTGCCGTCGTGAACAGAGCGACCTCTCTCTCAAGCCGCCCCTGCTGCCTTGCCTCCACGACCCGCTGGATCGCCAGCGCCCTACGCCACGCCGAATCTTGCTCCCTCTGTCTCCGCGGAAACATCGCCGCAGGCACTCTCACCACCACCCCGACTCGGCCGCCCTTCTTACTCGACTCCGCCCGACCCTCAACTTTCGACCCACGGACCCGCCGCCACCGGAACGGGAGGAGCAGAAGCAGGGCAACACCTCGAAAGAGGAGCAGCAAGCCCCTGGGCGCACTGAGGAACAAGAGGGAAGCTACACGGCCGCTCGCGCCGGACGTCAGCATCGCCGGATGCGCCATTACCTCCGCCTTTAC encodes the following:
- the LOC122041313 gene encoding monoacylglycerol lipase-like, coding for MAHPAMLTSGASGRVASLLFLSAPRGLLLLFRGVALLLLLPFRWRRVRGSKVEGRAESSKKGGRVGVVVRVPAAMFPRRQREQDSAWRRALAIQRVVEARQQGRLEREVALFTTARGDTLFTQSWTPLNTKTRGLVVLLHGLNEHSGRYDHFSKKLNDNGFKVYAMDWIGHGGSDGLHGYVDSLDYAISDLKAFLQKVLAENPRLPCFCFGHSTGGAIVLKAICDPKIEGWISGIALTSPAVYVHPSHPIITTIVAPVFCLLAPKYQFSSASNSTSPVSRDPEALKHKYTDPLVFTGSVRVKTGYEILRSSAYLKQNLYRVSVPFLVLHGTSDDLTDPKGSQRLFDEASSTDKSIKLYPGLLHDLLIEPERVEIMADIIDWFSCRVHQSDCVWASG